One Hyla sarda isolate aHylSar1 chromosome 11, aHylSar1.hap1, whole genome shotgun sequence genomic window carries:
- the LOC130295536 gene encoding cathepsin S-like — translation MLQHTKTFRTIKTMYFLVAHLMGLVAIMMPVDCSPDPLLDNHWYLWAKTHEKTYNNKEDELGRRVIWEDNLKFIMVHNLEYTLGLHSYEVGMNHLGDMTSEEVLATMTGFRSADISMSNDSNLTEEILKSKVPESIDWRKQGCVTDVKDQGRCSCSWAFSSVGSLECQLKIRKGKLTSLSAQNLVDCSSSYGNSGCAGGFPVAAYRYIMDSGIEPDGTYPFEGQDMKCHFSTSRKAASITSYKVVPYGDENELKQVVGKVGPVSVAIDAGRRSFYLYKHGVYYDPLCSSSQPNHAVLVIGYGAEDGVEYWLVKNSWGPSFGDEGYIKIARNHYNHCGIANFGSYPVL, via the exons AAGACCATGTACTTTCTTGTGGCCCATCTTATGGGCCTGGTAGCCATCATGATGCCTGTTGACTGCAGTCCCGACCCCCTTCTGGACAACCACTGGTACCTATGGGCTAAGACACATGAGAAAACATACAACAACAAG GAAGATGAGCTGGGAAGACGTGTTATCTGGGAGGACAATCTGAAGTTTATCATGGTTCACAACCTGGAATATACTTTAGGTCTTCACTCCTATGAGGTTGGAATGAACCATCTTGGAGATATG ACTAGCGAGGAGGTATTGGCTACAATGACTGGGTTCAGAAGTGCAGATATTTCCATGTCCAATGACTCAAACTTGACAGAGGAAATATTAAAGTCAAAAGTCCCTGAGTCCATAGACTGGAGGAAGCAGGGTTGTGTGACCGATGTAAAGGATCAG GGTCGATGCAGTTGTAGTTGGGCATTCAGTAGTGTGGGGTCACTGGAGTGCCAGCTGAAAATTAGAAAAGGTAAGTTGACCTCATTGAGTGCTCAGAACCTAGTGGACTGCTCAAGCTCATATGGGAACAGTGGATGTGCTGGCGGCTTCCCTGTGGCAGCATACCGATATATCATGGACAGTGGCATAGAACCAGATGGCACCTACCCCTTTGAAGGACAG GATATGAAATGCCACTTCAGTACCTCAAGGAAGGCTGCAAGCATTACCAGCTACAAAGTAGTACCATACGGAGATGAAAATGAGCTGAAACAAGTCGTGGGCAAAGTGGGTCCTGTGTCTGTGGCCATTGATGCCGGCCGGAGATCATTTTACTTATACAAACATG GTGTATACTATGACCCACTGTGCTCCAGCTCGCAGCCGAATCACGCCGTACTTGTCATCGGATATGGTGCGGAAGATGGAGTAGAGTATTGGCTTGTTAAAAATAG ctgGGGACCATCATTCGGAGATGAAGGCTACATAAAAATAGCAAGAAACCATTATAACCACTGTGGAATCGCAAACTTTGGCTCCTATCCAGTTCTCTAA
- the LOC130295112 gene encoding cathepsin K-like, whose protein sequence is MIWLGLVVVLLPLVRTSLYRDEALDSKWELWKRIHNKQYNGQLDEFKRRHIWEKNLKFINNHNKEYLDGKHTYDLAMNHLGDMTSEEIVKTMTGLRVPPNRPSNNTYEADWKARIPKYIDYRKRGYVTPVENQGACGSCWAFSSVGALEGQLMKKTGKLVSLSPQNLVDCDTDNYGCQGGYMTNAFGYVRDNNGIDSDVSYPYIGQDEGCLYNPSGKAAGCKGFKEIPKGDEKALKRAVAQVGPVSVSIDASLPSFHFYSKGVYYDENCDPEGINHAVLAVGYGNIKGVKHWILKNSWGHEWGRKGYVLMAREKKNACGIANLASFPLM, encoded by the exons ATGATCTGGCTCGGTCTTGTGGTAGTCTTGCTGCCTCTCGTGAGGACCAGTCTTTATCGAGATGAGGCATTGGACTCAAAGTGGGAACTGTGGAAGAGGATTCATAACAAGCAGTATAATGGTCAG CTGGATGAGTTTAAGCGACGTCACATTTGGGAGAAAAATCTCAAGTTCATCAACAACCACAACAAGGAGTATTTGGATGGGAAGCACACATACGATCTGGCCATGAACCATCTGGGAGACATG ACCAGTGAAGAAATTGTTAAGACAATGACCGGATTACGGGTCCCACCCAACCGTCCGTCTAATAACACGTATGAAGCCGACTGGAAAGCCAGAATCCCGAAGTACATTGACTATAGGAAGAGGGGTTATGTGACTCCAGTAGAGAATCAG GGTGCCTGTGGATCCTGCTGGGCATTCAGTTCAGTGGGAGCACTGGAGGGTCAGCTCATGAAGAAAACAGGAAAACTGGTCTCCCTCAGCCCTCAGAACCTGGTGGACTGTGATACAGATAACTATGGGTGCCAGGGAGGATACATGACCAATGCATTTGGCTACGTGAGGGATAATAATGGCATAGACTCTGATGTTTCTTATCCATATATCGGTCAG GATGAAGGCTGCCTCTACAACCCATCTGGAAAAGCTGCCGGCTGCAAGGGCTTCAAGGAGATCCCTAAAGGAGATGAGAAGGCCCTGAAAAGAGCAGTGGCCCAGGTTGGGCCTGTGTCAGTCAGCATTGATGCCAGTCTGCCTTCTTTCCACTTCTACAGTAAAG GAGTCTATTATGATGAAAACTGTGACCCCGAAGGCATTAACCACGCTGTCTTGGCTGTTGGCTATGGAAACATAAAGGGCGTAAAGCACTGGATCCTCAAAAACAG